In Deltaproteobacteria bacterium, the following are encoded in one genomic region:
- a CDS encoding NAD(P)/FAD-dependent oxidoreductase: MAKELVEQPHAQSFFSEFPIESEWDAVVIGAGPNGLITAAYLARAGLKVALVERRYEVGGGLATEEILYPGFYSNIHAIYHMMVDYMPALRDFDLSQHGLVWIKPNLQTAMVFEDGSSLLLTRMIEDTTDSIHKFSQKDAVAFGKVMRNWRRISREIAVPATYLPPMSPLDISVAMQRTDVGREMLEITERSPLDLINDTFENDRVRALMLYTCCMWGLDPRETGLGFFVPLLIDRGMNKSYPQGGSHKLAASLAREIIRAGGTILDASQVNRITLRNGAVCGVELWEGRTLHSEVVISSLDPHSTFFNLVGKENLPGDLASAVEGWKYDKWSFNTLHVASEEAPHYACGDPWVDESFMTIVGFESTAQILAHWDNVSAGKIDAKSLGGHVTCETRLDPHLTRFPGKHVSFFQMHAPYELAGGWEPRAREVEDAMFAKWRKAAPNMKRENIIRTSMETPEDIEIRLPNMRRGSIKHGDYKPVQLGCFRPNQECSSTKTPIAGLYVCGASTYPGGLVLGAPGYLAANKVAEDLGLKKWWQPTPEMERYVKTYLE; encoded by the coding sequence ATGGCGAAAGAATTAGTCGAGCAACCGCACGCGCAGAGTTTCTTCTCCGAGTTCCCGATCGAAAGCGAGTGGGACGCGGTCGTGATCGGCGCCGGTCCCAATGGCCTGATCACCGCCGCCTATCTCGCCCGGGCCGGCCTCAAGGTCGCGCTGGTCGAGCGCCGCTACGAAGTCGGCGGCGGCCTGGCGACGGAAGAGATTCTCTACCCCGGCTTCTACTCCAACATCCACGCGATCTACCACATGATGGTGGACTACATGCCGGCGCTGCGGGACTTCGATCTCAGCCAGCATGGGCTCGTATGGATCAAGCCCAACCTGCAAACCGCGATGGTGTTCGAGGACGGCAGCTCGCTGCTGCTCACGCGCATGATCGAGGACACCACCGATTCGATCCACAAGTTCTCGCAGAAGGACGCCGTCGCGTTCGGAAAGGTGATGCGCAACTGGCGCCGGATTTCGCGTGAGATCGCGGTGCCCGCCACCTATCTGCCGCCGATGTCACCGCTGGATATCTCGGTGGCCATGCAGCGCACCGACGTCGGCCGAGAGATGCTGGAGATCACCGAGCGCAGCCCGCTCGATCTCATCAACGACACCTTCGAGAACGACCGCGTGCGCGCCCTCATGCTTTACACCTGTTGCATGTGGGGACTCGACCCGCGCGAGACCGGGCTCGGGTTCTTCGTGCCGTTGCTGATCGACCGCGGAATGAACAAGTCCTACCCGCAGGGTGGCTCGCACAAGCTGGCGGCGTCGCTGGCGCGCGAGATCATCCGCGCCGGCGGCACTATTCTCGACGCCTCGCAGGTCAACAGGATCACCCTGCGCAACGGCGCCGTTTGCGGCGTGGAGTTGTGGGAAGGCCGCACGCTCCACAGCGAAGTGGTCATCTCGAGTCTCGACCCGCACAGCACGTTCTTCAACCTGGTCGGCAAGGAGAACCTGCCGGGCGATTTGGCATCAGCCGTCGAGGGCTGGAAGTACGACAAGTGGAGCTTCAACACCCTGCACGTCGCCTCGGAAGAGGCGCCGCACTACGCCTGCGGTGATCCGTGGGTCGACGAGTCGTTCATGACCATCGTCGGCTTCGAGAGCACCGCGCAGATTCTCGCGCACTGGGACAACGTCAGCGCCGGTAAGATCGACGCGAAGAGCCTCGGCGGCCATGTTACCTGCGAGACGCGGCTCGATCCGCATCTGACACGGTTCCCGGGCAAGCACGTGTCCTTCTTCCAAATGCACGCCCCCTACGAGCTGGCCGGCGGCTGGGAACCACGCGCCCGCGAGGTGGAAGACGCGATGTTCGCCAAGTGGCGCAAGGCCGCGCCGAACATGAAACGCGAGAACATCATCCGTACCAGCATGGAAACGCCCGAGGACATCGAAATCCGCTTGCCCAACATGCGCCGCGGATCGATCAAACACGGCGACTACAAGCCGGTCCAGCTCGGCTGCTTCCGGCCCAACCAGGAGTGCTCGAGCACCAAGACGCCGATCGCCGGTCTCTACGTGTGCGGCGCCTCCACATATCCGGGAGGGCTGGTACTCGGTGCACCCGGATATCTCGCCGCCAACAAGGTGGCCGAGGATTTGGGGCTAAAGAAATGGTGGCAGCCAACACCGGAGATGGAGCGGTACGTCAAGACGTATCTGGAATGA
- a CDS encoding NAD(P)/FAD-dependent oxidoreductase gives MAKEERYDVVIIGAGHNGTTTAAYLAKCGLSVCVLEERPECGGAQETCEPIAGVRIQPHAIANYGGSAPGWEQLELWRYGFRMDWNPNIPVPFDSDRYLFTSDGPVKITEKDKMGWAKITGLLNSPPFYKDLMRATFWCPPHPRGVELNEHTIPYMQVYKQHLPEVWSRELMEMTMFDLMDEHCETEPFKVNMAWTALVSGAHGHMEGVAIPALCSVATVFPPAVAKPVAARGNMHGYYHALFRCAVAHGAIFRACCPVEEIIIENGRAAGVRLRDDATWGAKKIWANKAVISAAHIKPTFLNMIGPRHLDAGFLQRIKDLSLKGGSLYMAHFLTREELRYRPKFQRPSDEPQPFVGPFFPSDSREIYFENVRDVLGRQANLTLPPERAMWGMVSSSLYDPSNPQCTRSGYVVNGPLWMLVPTPEYNVAGMDAMDKEKAKWDEYMRQALSCVVENVEPPNLVRIWGESPLEQEFRNTGMLGGSWYGIRCDRDQWWNERPLPEMARYRVPGIDGLYLAHQSGAHPGGLCLMAVGYNLMHILIEDGIAQPGKWWYASPW, from the coding sequence ATGGCCAAGGAAGAACGGTATGATGTCGTCATCATCGGCGCCGGCCACAACGGCACCACGACCGCGGCGTATCTGGCCAAGTGCGGGCTCAGTGTCTGTGTGCTCGAAGAACGGCCGGAATGCGGCGGGGCGCAGGAGACCTGTGAACCCATTGCCGGCGTGCGCATCCAACCGCACGCGATCGCCAACTACGGTGGCTCTGCCCCCGGGTGGGAGCAGCTCGAACTGTGGCGCTACGGTTTCCGGATGGATTGGAACCCGAACATTCCCGTGCCGTTCGATTCCGATCGCTACCTCTTCACCAGCGATGGGCCGGTCAAGATCACCGAGAAGGACAAGATGGGCTGGGCGAAGATCACCGGCCTGTTGAACAGCCCGCCCTTCTACAAGGATCTGATGCGGGCCACGTTCTGGTGCCCGCCGCATCCGCGCGGGGTCGAGCTGAACGAGCACACCATCCCCTACATGCAGGTGTACAAGCAGCACCTGCCCGAGGTGTGGAGCCGCGAGCTGATGGAAATGACGATGTTCGACCTGATGGACGAACATTGTGAGACCGAACCGTTCAAGGTGAACATGGCGTGGACGGCGCTGGTCTCCGGCGCCCACGGCCACATGGAAGGCGTGGCCATTCCGGCGCTCTGCAGCGTCGCCACCGTGTTCCCGCCGGCAGTGGCCAAACCCGTCGCCGCACGCGGCAACATGCACGGCTACTATCACGCCCTGTTTCGCTGCGCCGTGGCGCACGGGGCGATCTTCCGCGCCTGCTGCCCGGTGGAGGAGATCATCATCGAGAACGGCCGCGCCGCCGGCGTCCGCTTGCGCGACGATGCGACCTGGGGCGCGAAGAAGATCTGGGCCAACAAGGCGGTGATCAGCGCCGCGCACATCAAGCCGACGTTCTTGAACATGATCGGCCCGCGCCATCTCGACGCCGGCTTCCTCCAGCGCATCAAAGACCTGAGCCTCAAGGGCGGCAGTCTCTACATGGCACACTTCCTCACTCGCGAGGAGTTGCGCTATCGGCCCAAGTTCCAACGCCCGTCGGACGAGCCGCAGCCCTTCGTCGGCCCGTTCTTCCCTTCCGACAGCCGCGAGATCTACTTCGAGAACGTGCGCGACGTGCTCGGCCGCCAGGCCAATCTCACGCTGCCGCCCGAGCGGGCCATGTGGGGCATGGTGTCCAGCTCGCTCTACGATCCCAGCAATCCTCAGTGCACGCGCTCGGGCTACGTCGTCAACGGGCCGCTGTGGATGCTGGTGCCGACGCCCGAGTACAACGTCGCCGGCATGGACGCCATGGACAAAGAGAAGGCCAAGTGGGACGAGTACATGCGCCAGGCGCTCTCCTGCGTCGTCGAGAATGTCGAGCCGCCCAACCTGGTGCGCATCTGGGGCGAGTCGCCGCTCGAACAGGAGTTCCGCAACACCGGCATGCTCGGCGGCTCGTGGTACGGCATCCGCTGCGACCGCGACCAGTGGTGGAACGAGCGCCCGCTGCCAGAGATGGCGCGTTATCGCGTGCCCGGGATCGACGGGCTCTACCTTGCACACCAGTCCGGCGCCCATCCCGGCGGCTTGTGTCTGATGGCGGTCGGCTACAACCTGATGCACATCCTGATCGAAGACGGCATCGCCCAGCCCGGCAAGTGGTGGTACGCCTCGCCGTGGTAG
- a CDS encoding TetR/AcrR family transcriptional regulator — MRAPAWAGLPAPANDTEARSRLLDAARRCFERFGLEKTSIADVAAEAGVTRRTVYRYFDSTDELLRAAFALTAGGIVERMLRHARRRRDPGERIIEAMLFLLREIPADPRLGPLFSQGRNGGRGGRSMSSVVTLEVSHGALRAVNEDWSPLTSKEVDELAELILRLLQSFLTDPGPRPRTESEIRAFLKRWLLPAIRRRAA; from the coding sequence ATGCGTGCACCTGCCTGGGCCGGCTTGCCGGCACCTGCCAACGACACCGAGGCACGCAGTCGACTGCTGGATGCGGCCCGGCGTTGCTTCGAGCGTTTTGGCCTCGAGAAGACGAGCATCGCTGACGTGGCGGCGGAGGCAGGTGTCACCCGGCGGACCGTATACCGTTACTTCGACAGCACCGATGAACTGCTGCGGGCGGCCTTCGCGCTGACGGCGGGCGGCATCGTCGAGCGCATGCTACGGCACGCCCGCCGTCGCCGGGACCCCGGCGAGCGGATCATCGAAGCGATGCTCTTCCTGTTGCGCGAAATTCCAGCCGACCCGCGACTCGGTCCGCTCTTTAGCCAGGGTCGCAACGGTGGGCGTGGCGGCCGGAGCATGTCCTCCGTGGTCACTCTGGAGGTGAGTCACGGCGCCCTGCGGGCGGTGAACGAAGATTGGTCGCCGCTGACTTCCAAAGAGGTGGACGAACTCGCGGAGTTGATCCTCCGACTGTTGCAGTCCTTTCTCACCGATCCGGGACCACGCCCGCGTACCGAGTCGGAGATCCGCGCCTTTCTCAAGCGCTGGCTGCTGCCCGCAATCCGGCGGCGCGCTGCCTAA
- a CDS encoding GAF domain-containing protein, translating into MSPVSTDVAHLRTVIAESEQRFHDLVQDLDAILWEATPIMAAIGRTGLDTFRLTFVSRRAEAILGYPVERWLMQPHFWPPHAHPDDREQAAAFYEAVLSAGGNHNLAYRLMGADGRVVWVRDRVRVVRDAGGRIQALRGMMVDITERKQAEQRMAALLEIARDISGTLDLAELLERVERRVAAVLPCERVATFHWDEAREAFRILSHYGVPADLLGEAAALEFVPTGLFGGRITNGQSVVVNDTCHFAPVVGELFRSFRIAAMMVVPLMVRGHVFGALACCGGMVDRPFDAAQLELCEGIARQLAMAIESAQLYRAKTEEAVVSGALARVGHELISSLDTPRLLDRLCQLTTEMLGCDCSHTYLWQRDADVFVPVAGHGDQPEQWEALRVLRVPRPLLAGLLDRLQREGMVNVGATQPSGEAAVTLPLRYGITALLYVALRRGDELLGLHTAGYRGRREPMNPQQERIARGIGQLASLALENARLVEELERANQLKSEFVATMSHELRTPLNVMIGYTDLLGDGEFGQLGGEQTEVVRRVHKSAQELLDLINATLDLSRLESGRLPLDMSDVPLAELFCALEAEGLAEDKPGVELVWRVDPDLPLVHTDPIKLKVVVKNLVTNAIKFTDRGTVTVDVRAQRNGVAITVSDTGIGIAAEALPVIFEAFRQADRSIAHRYGGVGLGLYIVRRLVDALGGTIEVDSEPGRGSTFCVHIAAVPSHGSEPRL; encoded by the coding sequence ATGAGCCCGGTCAGCACCGACGTGGCCCATCTGCGCACCGTCATCGCGGAGTCGGAACAGCGGTTTCACGATCTGGTACAGGATCTCGACGCGATCCTGTGGGAAGCAACCCCGATCATGGCCGCAATCGGCCGAACCGGTTTGGACACTTTCAGACTCACTTTCGTCAGCCGCCGGGCTGAGGCCATCTTGGGCTACCCGGTCGAGCGCTGGCTGATGCAGCCGCATTTCTGGCCACCCCATGCTCATCCGGACGATCGTGAGCAGGCCGCGGCATTTTACGAGGCGGTGCTTTCCGCAGGTGGCAACCACAATCTGGCCTACCGCCTGATGGGTGCGGACGGCCGCGTGGTGTGGGTACGCGACCGGGTGCGGGTGGTGCGCGACGCCGGCGGGCGGATCCAGGCTTTGCGCGGCATGATGGTCGATATCACCGAGCGCAAGCAGGCGGAGCAACGCATGGCGGCGTTGCTGGAGATCGCCCGCGACATCAGCGGGACGTTGGATCTGGCCGAGCTGCTCGAGCGTGTCGAGCGCCGCGTCGCCGCCGTTCTTCCCTGTGAGCGAGTGGCTACCTTCCACTGGGATGAGGCCCGCGAAGCGTTTCGAATCCTTTCGCACTACGGCGTGCCGGCGGACTTGTTGGGTGAGGCGGCGGCATTGGAGTTCGTGCCGACCGGGTTGTTCGGCGGCCGCATCACCAACGGCCAGAGCGTGGTCGTCAATGACACCTGTCACTTCGCCCCGGTGGTCGGCGAGCTGTTTCGCAGCTTTCGCATCGCCGCCATGATGGTGGTGCCGCTGATGGTACGCGGCCACGTCTTCGGCGCCTTGGCCTGTTGCGGCGGCATGGTCGACCGCCCTTTCGATGCCGCCCAGCTCGAGCTGTGCGAGGGCATTGCACGGCAGCTGGCGATGGCGATCGAGTCGGCCCAGCTCTACCGCGCCAAGACCGAGGAGGCGGTGGTTTCGGGCGCGCTGGCGCGCGTCGGCCACGAGCTGATCTCGTCGCTCGACACGCCCAGGCTGCTCGACCGTTTGTGCCAGCTCACCACCGAGATGCTCGGCTGCGATTGCAGTCACACCTATCTCTGGCAGCGCGATGCCGACGTCTTCGTTCCGGTCGCCGGCCACGGTGACCAGCCGGAGCAATGGGAAGCCCTGCGCGTGCTGCGGGTGCCCCGGCCGCTGCTGGCCGGTCTGCTCGATCGCCTACAGCGTGAGGGAATGGTCAACGTCGGCGCGACACAGCCGTCCGGTGAGGCCGCGGTGACATTGCCGCTACGCTACGGTATTACCGCTCTCCTGTACGTTGCCTTGCGGCGCGGGGACGAACTGCTCGGGCTACACACCGCCGGCTACCGCGGCCGGCGCGAGCCGATGAACCCGCAACAGGAGCGCATCGCCCGCGGTATCGGACAGCTGGCGTCACTGGCCTTGGAGAACGCCCGGTTGGTGGAAGAGCTGGAGCGGGCAAATCAGCTCAAGTCCGAATTCGTCGCCACCATGTCGCACGAGCTGCGCACGCCGCTCAATGTCATGATCGGCTACACCGACCTGCTCGGCGACGGCGAGTTCGGGCAGCTCGGCGGTGAGCAGACAGAAGTGGTGCGCCGGGTGCACAAGAGCGCGCAGGAGCTGCTCGATCTGATCAATGCCACGCTCGACCTCAGCCGCCTCGAGAGCGGCCGGCTCCCGCTCGACATGAGCGACGTGCCGCTAGCTGAGCTCTTTTGCGCCTTGGAAGCCGAGGGCCTGGCGGAGGACAAGCCGGGGGTTGAGCTGGTCTGGCGCGTGGATCCGGACCTGCCGCTGGTGCACACCGATCCCATCAAGCTCAAGGTCGTGGTCAAGAATTTGGTCACCAACGCGATCAAGTTCACCGACCGCGGTACGGTTACCGTCGATGTGCGTGCCCAGCGCAACGGCGTGGCCATTACCGTCAGCGATACCGGTATCGGTATTGCGGCCGAGGCACTGCCGGTGATCTTCGAGGCCTTTCGTCAGGCCGACAGATCGATAGCTCATCGTTACGGCGGCGTTGGGCTCGGCCTTTATATCGTGCGCCGCTTGGTCGACGCCCTCGGCGGCACCATCGAGGTCGACAGCGAGCCCGGTCGCGGTTCGACTTTCTGCGTGCACATTGCGGCGGTGCCAAGCCACGGTAGCGAGCCGAGACTGTGA
- a CDS encoding molybdopterin-dependent oxidoreductase: protein MQDDPSARDRGLTRRQLLVGSGAAALALSLHHLAPRSAPATGVAHAAQPLPDYTAWEDVYRTAWRWDRVVKGTHLRANCFSACAFDLYVKDGVVWREEQADVYGRDAAGLPDYAPRGCQKGNCYSSLALSPGRLTYPLERVGPRGSGQWRRLSWDEAYSRIADAIVEAAQEAGIETVVYDNGTSNVDWGPSTIGEMRLFTLMGATMLDGFAGTGDLAKGALQTWGTSFVDGSSDDWCRSDTLIFWHCNPVSTRIPDAHFATEARYRGTTVVTVSPDLSPSAIHASLWVNARLGSDTALALGLVRALLARNAIDEAYIREQTDLPFLVRDDNGRFLRQSDMADGGKPDVFYVFDTSAGKIVEAPGTSGCWSDSLALGEVVPALTGRFEAQTPGATLSVRPVLDRLRERVASYTPAYVTQVTGVGPQVQEQLAALLATSKRTLIYATWGSCKFYHADLLQRTLILLSALRGQHGHTGSGVRFAAWIPFEGGDQLLGSGPSWLQRQVLKVYTPPPRAMEQAIAEFSRTQLTWTPSHLFLHVHGGLGEAQDKIVADPTLPRAGHVYFKEAVERGWLPVRPAADRPPRVLVTSGVNPLRRWPLPQVIERVLWPKLKLIVAVDTRLSTTGAKADLLLPAAGYYEKRGIKYAVALAPYIVVGDQAMNPLGESKPEWEIMSHLAQRVQERARARGLTDGLATIADRFTDNGQYGAQDDEKVLDRILQDSAPTRGMTWREARQVGAVQARAISTWGTTNGIGSQVEAQGSLSPSRIHVEDKHAWPTLTGRQQFYLDHPWFAEADEVLPRWKPLPGAGGAYPIFLTGGHTRWSIHAIWRAERTMLHLQRGEPSMWMSIADAQARGIRDHEFVAVRNEQGSFRVRARLSAAIAPGEAIIYHAWEPLQFPGWQSNMEVVASPYKPVHFVGDYGHLRFRAFASGPVHVPRGVPVEIERANV, encoded by the coding sequence ATGCAAGACGACCCGTCAGCTCGAGACCGCGGACTCACCCGCCGCCAGCTGCTGGTCGGCAGCGGTGCCGCGGCCTTGGCCCTGTCGCTGCATCACCTCGCGCCACGCTCAGCCCCGGCCACGGGAGTGGCGCACGCCGCTCAACCGCTGCCTGATTACACCGCCTGGGAGGACGTCTACCGCACCGCCTGGCGGTGGGACCGCGTGGTCAAGGGCACGCATCTGCGCGCCAATTGCTTCAGCGCCTGCGCCTTCGATCTCTACGTCAAAGACGGCGTGGTCTGGCGCGAGGAGCAAGCGGACGTCTATGGCCGCGACGCCGCTGGGCTGCCGGACTACGCGCCGCGCGGCTGCCAAAAGGGCAACTGCTACAGCTCGTTGGCGCTTTCACCGGGGCGGCTGACCTATCCGCTGGAGCGCGTCGGTCCGCGCGGCTCGGGGCAATGGCGGCGGCTCTCCTGGGACGAAGCCTACAGCCGCATCGCCGATGCCATCGTCGAGGCGGCCCAGGAGGCCGGGATCGAGACCGTGGTCTACGACAACGGTACCTCGAACGTCGACTGGGGCCCGAGCACCATCGGCGAGATGCGCCTGTTCACGCTCATGGGTGCCACCATGCTCGACGGCTTCGCCGGCACCGGTGACCTCGCTAAGGGTGCGCTCCAGACGTGGGGGACTTCCTTCGTCGACGGCAGCTCCGACGATTGGTGCCGCAGCGACACCCTGATCTTCTGGCACTGCAACCCGGTCTCGACCCGGATTCCCGACGCCCACTTCGCCACCGAAGCACGCTACCGCGGCACCACCGTGGTCACCGTCAGTCCTGATCTCTCGCCCAGTGCCATCCATGCCTCACTGTGGGTGAATGCCCGCCTCGGCAGCGATACTGCATTGGCCCTCGGGCTGGTGCGCGCACTGCTGGCACGCAACGCTATCGACGAAGCCTACATCCGCGAGCAAACCGACCTGCCCTTCCTGGTACGCGATGACAACGGCCGCTTCTTGCGCCAATCGGACATGGCTGACGGCGGCAAGCCGGACGTCTTCTACGTCTTCGATACCAGCGCGGGAAAGATCGTCGAGGCCCCCGGCACCTCCGGATGCTGGAGTGACTCGCTTGCCCTCGGCGAGGTGGTGCCGGCGCTAACGGGCCGCTTCGAGGCACAAACGCCGGGCGCAACGCTGAGCGTACGCCCGGTGCTCGATCGCCTGCGCGAGCGCGTCGCGTCGTACACGCCCGCGTACGTGACGCAGGTCACCGGCGTCGGGCCGCAAGTTCAAGAACAGCTGGCCGCGCTGCTGGCGACCTCCAAGCGTACGCTCATCTACGCCACCTGGGGCTCGTGCAAGTTCTACCACGCGGATCTCTTGCAGCGAACGCTGATCCTACTCTCGGCCCTGCGCGGTCAACACGGCCACACTGGCTCGGGAGTGCGCTTCGCCGCTTGGATCCCGTTCGAGGGCGGCGATCAACTGCTCGGCTCGGGCCCTTCTTGGCTGCAACGGCAGGTGCTGAAGGTCTACACCCCGCCGCCGCGAGCCATGGAGCAAGCCATCGCGGAGTTCTCGCGTACCCAGCTGACGTGGACGCCGTCACACCTGTTCTTGCACGTCCACGGCGGTCTGGGCGAGGCCCAAGACAAGATCGTGGCCGACCCGACGCTGCCGCGAGCCGGGCATGTGTACTTCAAAGAGGCGGTCGAGCGCGGCTGGCTGCCGGTGCGCCCGGCGGCTGATCGCCCGCCGCGCGTGCTGGTGACCTCGGGCGTAAACCCGCTGCGACGCTGGCCGCTACCCCAGGTCATCGAACGGGTACTGTGGCCGAAGCTCAAGTTGATAGTCGCCGTTGATACGCGGCTCTCCACCACCGGCGCCAAGGCTGACCTGCTGCTGCCGGCGGCGGGCTACTACGAAAAGCGCGGCATCAAGTACGCGGTCGCACTGGCGCCGTACATCGTGGTCGGCGATCAGGCGATGAACCCACTGGGCGAGTCCAAGCCGGAGTGGGAAATCATGTCGCACCTGGCGCAGCGGGTGCAAGAACGCGCCCGCGCGCGCGGCCTCACAGACGGGCTGGCAACGATCGCCGATCGTTTCACCGACAACGGGCAGTACGGGGCGCAGGACGACGAGAAGGTGCTCGATCGCATCTTGCAGGATTCCGCGCCGACACGCGGCATGACTTGGCGAGAGGCGCGTCAGGTCGGTGCCGTGCAGGCGCGCGCGATCAGTACCTGGGGTACAACCAACGGCATCGGCAGCCAGGTGGAAGCGCAAGGCAGCCTAAGCCCGTCGCGCATTCACGTCGAAGACAAGCACGCCTGGCCCACGCTCACCGGGCGGCAGCAGTTCTATCTTGATCACCCCTGGTTCGCCGAAGCCGACGAAGTGTTGCCACGCTGGAAGCCGCTGCCGGGAGCGGGCGGGGCTTATCCGATCTTTCTCACCGGCGGCCACACCCGTTGGAGCATTCACGCGATCTGGCGCGCCGAGCGCACGATGCTGCACCTGCAACGGGGCGAACCCTCCATGTGGATGTCTATTGCGGATGCGCAGGCACGTGGCATCAGGGATCATGAGTTCGTCGCCGTCCGTAACGAGCAGGGCTCTTTTCGCGTGCGCGCACGCCTGTCGGCCGCGATCGCCCCGGGCGAAGCCATAATCTATCACGCCTGGGAGCCGCTGCAGTTTCCGGGCTGGCAGAGCAACATGGAGGTGGTCGCCTCGCCCTACAAGCCGGTTCACTTCGTCGGCGACTACGGGCATCTGCGCTTCCGCGCCTTCGCCAGCGGTCCGGTGCACGTACCCCGTGGCGTGCCGGTTGAGATAGAGCGCGCCAACGTGTAG
- a CDS encoding MFS transporter, with the protein MSADAQSDGLRPALPLVVAGFVISFVLVGGGIDTVSVFINAITQATGWPRSGLSLGVSVGAACAALSTPAVGMAVDRYGVRVPMLAGVLFLAAGFVILLGMTEPWHFVAANVLLGPGFAGTAMLPITVAVTLRVPDRTALALGIIGSGASIGALVLAPAVQAAAEAFGWRGAYAVLGSAVVLTPVPFLLFTLPRGRLPRHASSAGPQASLGADLRRPGVPALAGIMILPGLAGFSVSVHLVPYLTGLGHSGTLAAAALGGTIGISAIGKVAGGFIADRVGVLRTVRLAFIAWVAALALLHHAGTTPILLAFVVLYGLAFGTQIAVIPAIALDILGGARFGTLFGIMQLAAMLASAVGPVSSGIIFDRTHSYGGALLVWGSAMVLATVIAWFMRPATGQPAAIRRAA; encoded by the coding sequence ATGAGCGCAGATGCTCAGTCCGATGGACTGCGGCCGGCGTTGCCACTGGTGGTGGCGGGGTTCGTGATTTCGTTCGTTCTCGTGGGCGGCGGGATCGATACGGTGAGCGTGTTTATCAACGCCATCACGCAGGCCACCGGCTGGCCGCGCTCGGGCTTGTCCCTGGGGGTAAGCGTGGGCGCTGCCTGCGCGGCGTTGAGCACACCGGCGGTCGGGATGGCGGTCGATCGCTACGGCGTGCGCGTCCCGATGCTGGCCGGCGTGCTCTTCCTCGCCGCCGGCTTCGTCATCCTGCTCGGCATGACCGAGCCCTGGCACTTCGTCGCTGCCAACGTGCTGCTCGGCCCAGGCTTTGCCGGCACCGCCATGTTGCCGATCACGGTCGCGGTGACGTTGCGGGTGCCGGATCGCACGGCCCTGGCTCTCGGTATCATCGGCTCCGGCGCCAGCATCGGCGCGCTGGTGCTGGCCCCGGCGGTACAGGCGGCGGCCGAGGCCTTCGGCTGGCGTGGGGCCTACGCGGTGTTGGGCAGCGCGGTGGTTCTGACACCGGTGCCGTTCCTGCTCTTCACCCTGCCGCGCGGACGCTTGCCGCGGCACGCTTCGAGCGCCGGGCCGCAAGCGAGCCTGGGCGCTGATCTGCGCCGCCCCGGCGTGCCCGCGCTCGCCGGCATCATGATCCTGCCGGGCCTGGCAGGTTTCAGCGTCTCGGTGCACTTGGTGCCCTACCTGACCGGACTCGGTCACTCGGGCACCCTCGCCGCCGCCGCCCTCGGTGGCACCATCGGTATCTCCGCCATCGGCAAGGTAGCCGGCGGGTTCATCGCCGACCGCGTCGGCGTACTGCGCACGGTACGGCTGGCGTTTATCGCCTGGGTGGCGGCGTTGGCGCTGCTGCATCACGCCGGCACCACGCCGATCCTGCTCGCTTTCGTGGTGTTGTACGGCTTGGCGTTCGGCACCCAGATCGCGGTGATCCCCGCCATCGCGTTGGACATTCTCGGGGGCGCACGCTTCGGCACGCTTTTCGGCATCATGCAGCTGGCGGCCATGCTGGCCTCGGCGGTCGGGCCGGTGTCGTCGGGCATCATCTTCGATCGCACTCACAGTTATGGCGGCGCGCTGCTGGTGTGGGGCTCAGCCATGGTGCTGGCCACCGTGATCGCATGGTTCATGCGCCCGGCCACCGGCCAGCCGGCTGCTATCCGGCGCGCGGCGTAA